GTGCCCGCCGTGGCCTTTCCGTCGCTACCGGCCGCATCCATTGCTCAGTAATGGATCACGGTGCGGATCGACTTGCCTTCGTGCATCAGGTCGAAGGCCTCGTTGATGCGCTCCAGCGGCAGGGTGTGGGTCACGAACGGCGCCAGCTCGATCCGGCCGGCCATCGCGTCTTCGACCATGCCCGGCAGCTGGCTGCGACCCTTCACGCCACCGAAGGCGGTGCCCATCCACTTGCGCCCGGTCACCAGCTGGAACGGACGGGTGCTGATCTCCTTGCCCGCGCCGGCCACGCCGATGATCACGCTCTGCCCCCAGCCACGGTGCGCGCATTCCAGCGCCGCGCGCATCACCTCGACATTGCCGATGCACTCGAAGCTGTGGTCCACGCCCCAGCCGGTCATCTCCACGATCACCTGCTGGATCGGCTTGTCGTGGTCCTTCGGGTTGACGCAGTCGGTGGCGCCCATTTCGCGCGCCAGCTCGAACTTGGCCGGGTTGGTGTCGATGGCGATGATGCGGCCGGCCCTGGCCTGCTTGGCGCCCTGGATCACCGCCAGGCCGATCGCGCCGAGGCCGAACACGGCCACCGAATCGCCTTCCTGCACCTTGGCGGTGTTGTGCACCGCTCCAATACCGGTGGTCACGCCACAGCCCAGCAGGCAGGTGTGCTCCGGGTTGGCCTCCGGGTTGACCTTGGCCAGCGAGACCTCGGCGACCACGGTGTACTCGGAGAAGGTCGAGCAACCCATGTAGTGGTAGATCGGCTGGCCGTTGTAGGAGAAGCGGGTGGTGCCGTCGGGCATGACGCCCTTGCCCTGGGTGGCGCGCACGGCCACGCACAGGTTGGTCTTGCCGCTCTTGCAGAACAGGCACTGGCGGCACTCGGCGGTGTACAGCGGGATGACGTGGTCGCCCGGCTTGACCGACGTCACGCCCTCGCCCACCTCGACCACGATGCCCGCGCCCTCGTGGCCCAGCACCGCCGGGAACACGCCTTCCGGATCCTCGCCGGACAGGGTGAAGGCATCGGTGTGGCACAGCGCGGTGTGGGTGATCTTCACCAGCACCTCGCCGGCCTTGGGCGGGGCGACATCGATCTCGACGATCTGCAGCGGCTGGCCAGCAGCGAAGGCGACAGCGGCACGGGACTTCATGGGGAAACTCCTTGGGACGGCAACTAAGGTTGGACCGCCGGCCATGCCGGCGGCGGGGGATTCACTTGAGGTAGGAACGCACCAGCGCGGTGACCTCGGCGACCCGCGCCTGGCGCTGGTCGGCCGAGCCGGCGGCCTGGCCGAAGGTCTCGCGGATGTGCGCTTCCATGACCTCGGACATCAGGCCATTGACCGCGCCGCGGATGGCGGCGATCTGCTGCAGCACCGGCGCGCAGTCCGCACCGGCCTCCAGCGCGCGCTCCAGCGCCTCGGCCTGGCCGCGGATGCGGCGCACCCGGGCCAGCACGCGCTTCTTTTCCTCGGGACTGTGCGGCATGCCTCGGACCTCGCGGCTGATACTGGGGGATAGTATCAGCCGACACCGGATCGCGCCCATGCCGGCCCATCCGCTAAAGCCCGGTTGCGTATGGCCGATACCCTCCCGGTCCCCTGCAACCCTCCCCGCGATCCACCCCTGATGTACAGGACCGTTCCCATCGACCAGCTGCGCCCCGGCATGTACGTGCAGCGGGTCAATGGCGCCTGGCTCAAGCACCCGTTCTGGCGGACCTCGTTCCTGGCCAGCGAACGCGAGATCGAGCGCCTGCGCGACAGCGGCATCCAGTCGGTGGACATCGATCCGTCGCGCAGCGAGGACTGGGACGCGGAGGCCGGGGTGGAGAACGCGCCGGCAGAAGCCGACGCGGCTGCGGCCATTCCGGATCCCATGGCGCCGGCCGAAGCCGTGGCCGTCGCCCAATCCGTCGCCGCGCCCGCGGCACCGCCCGCCGCGACCCGCCGCGTGATCGTCCCGCAGGTCGCGCTGGACGCCGAGCTGACCCGTGCCCGCCGCATCTGCCACGAAGGCAGGGAAGCGGTAGAGGCGATGTTCCAGGAAGTGCGCATGGGCCGCATGGTCGACGCCGGCGAGCTGGTGCCGCTGGCGCAGGAGATCAGCGCCTCGGTCGGCCGCCATCCCGGCGCGCTGATCGGCATCGCCCGGCTCAAGACCGCCGACGACTACACCTACCTGCACTCGGTGGCGGTCGGCGCGCTGATGTCCAACCTCGCCCGCCACCTGGACCTGGACGAGCAGGCCTGCGCCGACGCCACCCTCGGCGGCCTGCTGCACGACCTCGGCAAGGCCTGCATCCCGCTGGAGATCCTCAACAAGCCCGGCCGCCTGGACGATGCGGAAATGGCGCTGATGCGCGAGCACCCGGCGCACGGCGCGCGCCTGCTGCGCGAGGCGGGGGTCGAGAACGAGACCATCCTGCACATGGTGCTGTACCACCACGAGCGCATGGACGGCGCCGGCTATCCCGCCGGCCTGGCCCCGGATCAGATCCCGCTGCTGACCCGCATGAGTTCGGTGTGCGACGTGTACGACGCGGTGACCTCCACCCGCGCCTACAAGGACCCCTGGGATCCGGCCGAGGCGCTGCGCTGCATGGTCTCGTGGAAGGGCCAGTTCGACATGATGGTGTTGAAGGCATTGATCGCCAGCCTCGGCATCTATCCGGCCGGCAGCCTGGTGCGACTGTCCAGCGACCGCCTCGCGGTGGTGCTGGAGCAGCGTCCGGGCAACCTCACCCGCCCGCTGGTGCGCGTGTTCTATTCGGCACGCCTGCGCAGCCACGTGCTGCACGTGGACGTGGACCTGTCCGCGCCCGGTTGCAGCGAGAGCATCACCGGCATCGAATCGCCGGCCGCGTGGGGCTTCCGCGACCTGCACAAGCTGTGGGCCCCGTGATCGCGGCCTGGCACTTCGGTTTCGCCAAAAACCGCTTGGAATAACGGGTTTTTCAGGTTTCCTGAGCAACCTTCGCGACATCTATATAGTCCGCTGCTCCCCCGTTCCATCACACTGCAAGGAGCAATCGTGACTGATATCCCCCGCCTGCCTTCCCTCGTTCCCTTCCTGTGCGGCGCGGCCGTGGTGCTGGCCGTTTCGGCCTGCGGCGACAAGACCCCCGCGAGCGTGCAGGAAGCCGCCGGCGCACTCACCGGTGGCAAGTCGCTGGCCTTCGACGACGGCGCCGACGTGTGCTTCCGCGAAGTCTCCGCGCTGCTGCCGGCGGAGACCAAGGTGCAGGAGATCTCCTCCTACTTCGGCGAGGACGGCAAGCTGCAGGTCTGCACCGTCGACTACCAGGACCCGCAGGATCCGCGGAAGCTGGTCGGCCAGCGCTTCGACGCGCACAGCGGCAAGTTCAGCGAGCCGTACCAGATCGAGCTGTCGGTCAGTGGCAATGCCGCCGACTTCCGCCTGGAGGATTACCTGGTGCCGCTGTCGCAGGTCGACACCAGCGGCCTCGGGGCCACGGTCGAAGGCCTAAAGCCTTCGCTGGACGAGGTCTATGGCAGCTACCGCTGGGTGAGCGTCAACCTCGAGTCGCCCGGCCCGTTCAACCAGGTGCATACCCTGCGCCTGAACCTGGAAGGCCGGCTGGCGGCGAACGACGTCAGGAACACCGGCTCGGCCTGGCTGGCGCTGGGCGGCAACGAGGTGGTCAGGAACGCCCTGCTGCCGTGATCCATCCCTGGCCCCGGTGCAATACCGCGGCCACTGCGGCGGCGTGCCCACGGGCGCGCCGCCGTCCCCGCCGGGATCAGTAGGCGAACTCGCGGAAGACCGGGTCGACGCTGCCCTGCCACGGGCCATGGAACAGCTCGAGCTTGCGCTCGGCAGGGGTCTGTCCGGACTCGGCGATCTCGATCAGCGAGTCGAGGAAGCGCGACTCGTCGATGCCGTCGGCGTTGAGCGCGGCACGCCGGCGCAGGCCGGCGGCGGAGATCCTCAGCGATTCGATCGCCAGCTCGCGCACCGTGGCGCCACGGAACGGCAGCTTTAGCGCGTGCTTCGGCACGCCATCGCGCAGGGCGTGACGCTCCCCGGTGCTGAAGTCCTTCACCAGGTCCCAGGCCGCATCCAGCGCCGCATCGTCGTACAGCAGGCCGACCCAGTACGCCGGCAGCGCGCACAGCCGCGCCCACGGGCCGCTGTCGGCGCCGCGCATCTCCAGGTACTTCTTCAGCCGCACCTCGGGGAAGGCGGTGGTCATGTGGTCGGACCAGTCGCGCAGGGTCGGCAGCTTGCCCGGCAGCGCCGGCAGGCGGCCATCCATGAAGTCGCGGAAGCTCTGGCCGCTGGCATCCACGTACACGCCGTCGCGGTAGCTGAAGTACATCGGCACGTCGAGCAGGTAGTCGACGTAGCGCTCGTAGCCGAAGCCGTCCTCGAACACGAAGTCGAGCATGCCGGTGCGGTCCGGATCGGTATCGGTCCAGATGTGCGAGCGGTAGCTGAGGTAGCCGTTGGGCCTGCCCTCGGTGAACGGCGAATCGGCGAACAGGGCGGTGGCCACCGGCTGCAGCGCCAGCGACACCCGGAACTTCTTCACCATGTCCGCCTCGGAGGCGAAGTCCAGGTTGACCTGCACGGTGCTGGTGCGGGTCATCATGTCCAGGCCAAGGTCGCCGACCCTGGGCATGTAGGCGCGCATGATCCGGTAACGGCCCTTGGGCATCCACGGCATCTCGTCGCGGCGCCACTTCGGCTGGAAACCCATGCCCAGGAAACCCAGCTGCAGCGGATCGGCGACCTGGCGGACCTCGTCCAGGTGGGTGCCGACCTCGACGCAGGTCTGGTGGATGTTCTCCAGCGGCGCCCCGGACAGTTCCAGCTGGCCGGCCGGCTCCAGGGTCACCGAGGCACCATCGCGCAGCAGGGCGATGGTGCGTTCGGGCTGGCCGTCCACGCTCTCGCGCACCGGCTCCCAGCCGAAGCGGACCAGCCCGGTCAGCAGCGCCTCGATGCCGCGCTCGCCATCGAACGCCGGCGGCCGCAGGTCGTCCAGGCGGAAGCCGAACTTCTCGTGCTCGGTGCCGATGCGCCACGCCACGCGCGGCTTCTCTCCGGAAGCCAGGTAGTCGACCAGCTGGTTGCGGCCGGTGACCGGGGTGTCGGCGACGTGGCTGGGACTCGACAAGGGCAGGCTCTCGCGCGGCGCAGGGGTGGTATCCGGCGCTGGCCGGCAGGGTGCGAACTATATCCTGACCACCGTTGCACCGAAGTACCGGCGGTGGCCCTCAGTATCCCGCGCGCAGGCGCTGCTGCGAAGCCGGCCGTACACTTCGCGCACCCGCCCGCAGGCCCTACCCGGACAGTGCCCATGCCCCGAAGCCGCCACGTCGAATCCCACCGCAGCGCCCGCGCCGGCTGGCTGCGCGCGGCGGTCCTGGGTGCCAACGACGGCATCGTCTCGATCGCGGGCCTGTTGGTCGGCGTCGCCGCCGGTGGCGGCACCCCGGGGGCGATCCTCTCGGCCGGCATCGCCGGCACCGTGGCCGGTGCGATGTCGATGGCCGCCGGCG
This genomic interval from Pseudoxanthomonas suwonensis 11-1 contains the following:
- a CDS encoding S-(hydroxymethyl)glutathione dehydrogenase/class III alcohol dehydrogenase encodes the protein MKSRAAVAFAAGQPLQIVEIDVAPPKAGEVLVKITHTALCHTDAFTLSGEDPEGVFPAVLGHEGAGIVVEVGEGVTSVKPGDHVIPLYTAECRQCLFCKSGKTNLCVAVRATQGKGVMPDGTTRFSYNGQPIYHYMGCSTFSEYTVVAEVSLAKVNPEANPEHTCLLGCGVTTGIGAVHNTAKVQEGDSVAVFGLGAIGLAVIQGAKQARAGRIIAIDTNPAKFELAREMGATDCVNPKDHDKPIQQVIVEMTGWGVDHSFECIGNVEVMRAALECAHRGWGQSVIIGVAGAGKEISTRPFQLVTGRKWMGTAFGGVKGRSQLPGMVEDAMAGRIELAPFVTHTLPLERINEAFDLMHEGKSIRTVIHY
- the frmR gene encoding formaldehyde-responsive transcriptional repressor FrmR; the protein is MPHSPEEKKRVLARVRRIRGQAEALERALEAGADCAPVLQQIAAIRGAVNGLMSEVMEAHIRETFGQAAGSADQRQARVAEVTALVRSYLK
- a CDS encoding HD-GYP domain-containing protein; amino-acid sequence: MYRTVPIDQLRPGMYVQRVNGAWLKHPFWRTSFLASEREIERLRDSGIQSVDIDPSRSEDWDAEAGVENAPAEADAAAAIPDPMAPAEAVAVAQSVAAPAAPPAATRRVIVPQVALDAELTRARRICHEGREAVEAMFQEVRMGRMVDAGELVPLAQEISASVGRHPGALIGIARLKTADDYTYLHSVAVGALMSNLARHLDLDEQACADATLGGLLHDLGKACIPLEILNKPGRLDDAEMALMREHPAHGARLLREAGVENETILHMVLYHHERMDGAGYPAGLAPDQIPLLTRMSSVCDVYDAVTSTRAYKDPWDPAEALRCMVSWKGQFDMMVLKALIASLGIYPAGSLVRLSSDRLAVVLEQRPGNLTRPLVRVFYSARLRSHVLHVDVDLSAPGCSESITGIESPAAWGFRDLHKLWAP
- a CDS encoding glutamate--cysteine ligase, which codes for MSSPSHVADTPVTGRNQLVDYLASGEKPRVAWRIGTEHEKFGFRLDDLRPPAFDGERGIEALLTGLVRFGWEPVRESVDGQPERTIALLRDGASVTLEPAGQLELSGAPLENIHQTCVEVGTHLDEVRQVADPLQLGFLGMGFQPKWRRDEMPWMPKGRYRIMRAYMPRVGDLGLDMMTRTSTVQVNLDFASEADMVKKFRVSLALQPVATALFADSPFTEGRPNGYLSYRSHIWTDTDPDRTGMLDFVFEDGFGYERYVDYLLDVPMYFSYRDGVYVDASGQSFRDFMDGRLPALPGKLPTLRDWSDHMTTAFPEVRLKKYLEMRGADSGPWARLCALPAYWVGLLYDDAALDAAWDLVKDFSTGERHALRDGVPKHALKLPFRGATVRELAIESLRISAAGLRRRAALNADGIDESRFLDSLIEIAESGQTPAERKLELFHGPWQGSVDPVFREFAY